In Opisthocomus hoazin isolate bOpiHoa1 chromosome 3, bOpiHoa1.hap1, whole genome shotgun sequence, a genomic segment contains:
- the ADNP2 gene encoding activity-dependent neuroprotector homeobox protein 2, with product MFQIPVQNLDNIRKARKKVKGILVDLGLDRCRELLKDLKSFDPGEKHFCNTSWSDVSPWEPSGKRKRYRTKPYCCSLCKFSSKLLTSFKNHLHRYHEDEMDQELVVPCPKCAFASDPKIVGKHIRMFHSSNKRIQNYTVSILDGMKQFRSDIINFTCLKCHFTDTLYYNMKKHVLMNHFENLLSTYFGQKPDESKENSIEHYCKKCNASANSQDSLMYHVLTAETHRDLENKLRSVISEHIKKPGLVKQMHIAPKPPQGVAVAAPSAGPTAAPAGSVTAPACIQLAFPQNNQNQSVVQPKAVQNTVRSLTVPSASGSLPHTTSAPVVTPSHVTLVPSNIPVAQNNVNIQPSPSQPIIVSHRLPLHHSVGTVNRTVAPAVLPLNQPVRPGLFPINQPIGTINGPVAAGTLPVTQPVNPVNQPVVPGVLPVNQPVAAGVLSINQSIGNVNRPISPRVLPVAQTAAPGVLQLNQPVASGVVPVGQPVRPGFLQLNQPVAPAVIPVNQPVQPAVSQNAAFLTAGSLLRQLIPTGKQVNGIPMYTLAPVSVTLPVPPGGGVATVTPPQVPVQLMQSGPVAQLSQSPASAPSPPVLLTSQNLSLQASPPSPETSQAVRQAKQWKTCPVCNELFPSNVYQVHMEVAHKHGEINREETLEPDRLAACAPFLRWMTEKTVQCFSCQCFLCEAELMKHLLMHGLACLFCTVTFHDLKSLVEHNKTTHNGKKQLHADYSNRGFQLGNDAQGEIVFPRFDFSTMLPKEDIGEREVHLAVLAGLTSRTLIPLYIKVKPQTTEVNSRCGKKVLTCPFCFGTFVSKETYETHLKERHHIMPTVHTILKSPAFKCIHCCGVYTGNMTLTAIAVHLLRCRSAPKDSNSSVQMQLERTEKKELLFVNGEKHDPVVLKRKQSDSCFVAEDQRNKEQQPLSLSTGIVLSSEKEVHSGVVPFKRQKINTRTEMKKLPSSEDLRILAVDPKQYDHNSCKAQKQFLTDYFHERPYPSKKEMELLSSLLYAWKIDVASFFGKRRNICLKAINNYKPSVLLGFSMSELKNIKHSLNIKDEPLDV from the coding sequence agATACAGAACAAAGCCATACTGCTGTAGCTTATGCAAGTTCTCATCAAAATTGCTTACTTCCTTCAAGAATCACTTGCACCGTTACCATGAGGATGAAATGGACCAAGAGCTGGTGGTTCCTTGCCCAAAATGTGCATTTGCTTCTGATCCCAAAATAGTGGGAAAACATATCCGGATGTTTCATTCATCTAATAAAAGAATACAGAACTATACAGTCAGCATTTTGGATGGCATGAAACAATTCAGAAGTGACATCATAAACTTTACATGTCTGAAATGTCACTTTACAGACACATTGTATTACAACATGAAGAAACACGTGCTGATGAACCATTTTGAAAACTTACTAAGTACATATTTTGGCCAGAAACCTGATGAAAGCAAAGAGAATTCTATCGAGCACTACTGTAAAAAATGTAATGCTTCTGCAAACAGCCAAGATTCGTTAATGTACCATGTCTTGACAGCTGAGACACACCGAGACCTGGAAAACAAACTCCGGTCTGTGATTTCAGAACATATTAAGAAACCAGGGCTTGTGAAACAAATGCATATTGCTCCAAAGCCTCCCCAAGGTGTGGCAGTGGCTGCTCCATCTGCAGGGCCCACCGCTGCCCCAGCAGGTTCTGTCACAGCTCCGGCTTGCATCCAGCTTGCATTTCCACAGAATAATCAAAACCAGAGTGTGGTGCAGCCAAAAGCAGTTCAAAACACAGTCAGATCATTAACTGTTCCAAGTGCCTCTGGTAGCCTTCCACATACGACTTCTGCTCCGGTAGTTACCCCTTCGCATGTTACTCTTGTACCTAGTAATATTCCTGTAGCCCAGAATAATGTTAATATTCAGCCATCACCTTCCCAGCCTATCATTGTTTCCCATAGGCTCCCCCTTCATCATTCTGTTGGGACCGTGAATAGAACTGTGGcccctgcagttcttcctctcaATCAACCTGTCAGGCCTGGGCTCTTTCCTATTAATCAACCCATTGGTACTATAAATGGTCCGGTTGCAGCTGGAACGCTACCTGTCACTCAGCCTGTCAACCCTGTGAATCAACCGGTAGTACCAGGAGTCCTCCCTGTGAATCAACCGGTTGCCGCAGGAGTTCTGTCCATCAACCAGTCAATTGGGAATGTGAACAGGCCCATCAGTCCCAGGGTCCTTCCTGTGGCGCAGACGGCTGCACCGGGTGTTCTCCAACTCAACCAGCCCGTGGCCTCGGGGGTTGTTCCTGTCGGGCAGCCTGTCAGACCTGGGTTTCTTCAGCTGAATCAACCTGTTGCACCAGCAGTGATCCCAGTAAATCAGCCAGTTCAGCCTGCAGTTTCTCAAAACGCAGCTTTTTTGACTGCGGGTTCTCTACTTAGGCAGTTGATTCCAACAGGTAAGCAGGTTAATGGGATACCGATGTACACGCTTGCCCCGGTTTCAGTTACTTTGCCTGTACCTCCCGGTGGTGGAGTAGCAACTGTTACGCCACCCCAAGTGCCCGTCCAGCTAATGCAGTCTGGGCCAGTAGCGCAGCTGTCCCAGTCGCCGGCTAGCGCGCCCTCTCCCCCGGTGCTCCTGACGTCTCAGAATCTGTCCTTACAGGCCTCCCCGCCCAGTCCTGAAACAAGCCAGGCTGTCAGACAGGCTAAGCAGTGGAAGACTTGCCCTGTTTGCAATGAGCTCTTCCCGTCAAATGTCTACCAGGTGCACATGGAGGTGGCCCACAAACACGGTGAGATAAATAGGGAGGAAACCCTGGAACCTGACAGACTTGCGGCTTGCGCGCCCTTTCTGAGGTGGATGACAGAAAAGACAGTCCAGTGTTTCTCTTGTCAGTGTTTTCTCTGTGAGGCAGAACTCATGAAACATCTCTTGATGCATGGCttggcttgcttgttttgcacagtTACTTTCCATGACTTAAAAAGCCTTGTGGAgcacaataaaacaacacacaatggGAAAAAGCAGTTGCATGCGGATTATAGCAACAGAGGATTTCAACTAGGTAATGATGCTCAGGGTGAGATTGTATTTCCACGCTTTGATTTCAGTACAATGTTACCAAAAGAAGACATTGGTGAAAGAGAAGTACATTTGGCAGTGCTTGCTGGACTGACTTCAAGGACACTTATCCCTCTTTACATCAAAGTGAAACCTCAGACAACAGAAGTGAACAGTAGATGCGGCAAAAAAGTGTTAACCTGTCCCTTTTGCTTCGGTACGTTTGTTAGTAAAGAAACCTATGAAACGCATTTGAAAGAGCGGCATCATATAATGCCAACtgtacatacaattttaaagtCTCCTGCTTTCAAGTGCATCCACTGTTGTGGCGTGTACACTGGAAATATGACTCTAACAGCCATTGCTGTGCATCTGCTCCGTTGTAGAAGTGCTCCCAAAGACAGCAACTCGAGCGTGCAGATGCAGCTGGAGCGTACCGAGAAGAAGGAGCTACTGTTTGTGAATGGTGAGAAGCATGATCCCGTCGTCCTGAAAAGAAAGCAATCGGATTCCTGCTTTGTTGCAGAAGACCAAAGGAATAAGGAACAGCAGCCTCTGAGCTTAAGTACTGGCATAgttctgtcttcagaaaaagaagtGCATTCAGGGGTAGTGCCTTTCAAGCGACAGAAGATTAATACTAGGACTGAGATGAAGAAGCTTCCTTCTAGTGAGGATCTTCGCATTCTAGCAGTAGATCCTAAACAGTACGATCACAATTCATGTAAGGCTCAAAAACAGTTTTTGACAGACTACTTTCATGAGAGGCCATATCCTTCTAAAAAAGAGATGGAATTACTATCCTCGCTGCTATATGCGTGGAAAATTGATGTTGCGTCGTTCTTTGGAAAAAGGAGGAATATATGCTTAAAGGCGATAAATAATTACAAACCATCTGTGCTGCTGGGTTTCAGTATGTCTGAACTAAAAAATATTAAGCACAGTTTGAATATAAAAGATGAACCATTAGATGTGTAA